The genomic stretch GATCCGTAGGGCTAGCTTTTATCAGTACCCTACTTTGTTTGTTGCTAGGCTATCCGTTGGCTATGATTTTAGCTTCTAAAGAGCTTAAAATGAGAGACTTTTTAATTGTTCTTTTTGTGTTGCCTATGTGGATGAATTTCTTAGCCAGAACCTATGCTTGGATGACGTTGTTAGAAAACAACGGGATTATCAATCAGATTTTGGCAGCCTTGAGTTTGCCTGCTTTGAATATTCTCTATACAGATAAGGCCGTGGTTCTGGGCATGGTCTATAACTTTTTGCCCTTTATGGTTTTACCCATCTATTCCGTCTTACGGAAAATCGATCGGTCTCTGATCGAGGCAGCCGAGGATCTGGGGGCGACTCCCACCAGGACCTTCTTTAAGGTTATTTTTCCCCTAAGTCTCTCCGGTGTGGCATCAGGGATTATTATGGTCTTTATGCCAGCAGTTACGACCT from Desulfitobacterium dichloroeliminans LMG P-21439 encodes the following:
- a CDS encoding ABC transporter permease codes for the protein MKRKFLTTPYLLWMLIFTIVPLVLVVYFSVFESGPAGVRFTTEHIERVFEPIYLKVIMRSVGLAFISTLLCLLLGYPLAMILASKELKMRDFLIVLFVLPMWMNFLARTYAWMTLLENNGIINQILAALSLPALNILYTDKAVVLGMVYNFLPFMVLPIYSVLRKIDRSLIEAAEDLGATPTRTFFKVIFPLSLSGVASGIIMVFMPAVTTFVISRLLGGGQYMLIGNLIEQQFLTTGDWGFGSSLALILMIFLLLTMGIMAKTDKDQEGGGLW